Proteins from a single region of Pyrus communis chromosome 6, drPyrComm1.1, whole genome shotgun sequence:
- the LOC137736682 gene encoding small ribosomal subunit protein uS19x-like, translating into MADVETDVAAAGVPKKRTFKKFSFRGVDLDALLDMSTDELVKLFPARARRRFQRGLKRKPMALIKKLRKAKREAPPGEKPEPVRTHLRNMIIVPEMIGSIIGVYNGKTFNQVEIKPEMISHYLAEFSISYKPVKHGRPGIGATHSSRFIPLK; encoded by the exons ATG gctGACGTTGAGACCGATGTTGCGGCGGCTGGAGTTCCGAAGAAGAGAACATTCAAGAAGTTCAGCTTCAGGGGCGTCGATTTGGATGCCCTTCTCGACATGTCCACTGATGAGCTCGTCAAGCTCTTCCCTGCCAGAGCTCGCAGAAG GTTTCAGAGAGGTCTGAAGCGCAAGCCTATGGCTTTGATCAAGAAGCTCCGCAAAGCG AAAAGGGAGGCACCACCTGGTGAGAAGCCAGAGCCAGTCCGTACTCACCTGCGTAACATGATTATAGTTCCAGAAATGATTGGAAGCATTATTGGAGTGTACAATGGTAAGACCTTCAATCAGGTTGAAATCAAGCCTGAGATGATCAGCCACTACCTTGCTGAGTTCTCAATCTCATACAAGCCTGTGAAGCACGGTAGACCTGGTATTGGTGCCACCCACTCTTCGAGGTTCATTCCTCTTAAGTGA
- the LOC137736683 gene encoding transcription factor bHLH92-like, with the protein MDRYILKALEGEFLWYDESPPVVQNQSAFVPYTNRHISNQLPNGVTKSMNMNMRMLQFLRKSWQPATARNEAGDDGKERGFRHMINERMRREKQKHCYLALHSMLPAGTRNDKNWIVQMATTNIQQLKRYEEELRKKNMELETLLVENAKEGVKWTKIKLKVANPTSGIDCMLVVLKCLRHLGLKARNISSNFSLEEFSAELEIESKIGAAEIEECVQETLYEAERKLHFPFPGR; encoded by the exons atgGACCGATACATCCTCAAAGCATTGGAAGGTGAATTTTTATGGTATGATGAGAGTCCTCCGGTAGTACAGAATCAAAGTGCTTTTGTGCCGTACACAAACAGACACATTAGTAATCAGCTCCCTAATGGTGTGACCAAATCCATGAACATGAACATGAGGATGCTGCAATTCTTGAGGAAAAGCTGGCAACCTGCAACTGCAAGAAATGAAGCTGGAGATGACGGCAAAGAACGGGGTTTTCGCCACATGATCAACGAGCGCATGAGGAGGGAGAAGCAGAAGCACTGCTACTTAGCCTTGCATTCTATGCTGCCCGCTGGAACCAGG AATGATAAGAATTGGATTGTGCAAATGGCAACAACGAATATTCAGCAGCTGAAGAGGTATGAGGAGGAGCTGAGAAAGAAGAACATGGAGCTTGAAACACTTCTGGTAGAAAATGCAAAGGAGGGAGTGAAATGGACAAAGATTAAATTAAAGGTGGCTAATCCTACATCGGGAATTGATTGTATGTTGGTGGTTCTTAAGTGCTTGCGACATTTGGGTTTGAAAGCCAGAAATATTAGCTCTAATTTCTCACTCGAGGAGTTTTCAGCAGAGCTGGAAATTGAGTCCAAG ATTGGAGCCGCAGAGATAGAAGAGTGTGTGCAAGAAACACTGTATGAAGCCGAGAGGAAATTGCATTTTCCATTTCCAGGAAGGTGA
- the LOC137738068 gene encoding calmodulin calcium-dependent NAD kinase-like: MQHHEGGNGKINLTVHILAASFVGILAAAAAATSSYRRKKSYKALRAPNNIFPRIERTESSRVGNIERFSHYVARQLGILDANKCPQLCKLAYDYLRKTKGCEDNIYEYFASEVDPDSLYINLIDEFDRCILSYFAFHWSQATIMISQVLNVETKKKTKLKDMVLAATRKERFERIKKELKMTRVFSTLVDEMKAIGSTSIKGESQCTDVMKPVAHNERSPVLLLMGGGMGGGKSTVLKDILKESFWSGAAADAVVVEADAFKETDVLYRALSSRGHHSDMLQTAELVHQSSTDAASSLLVTALNEGRDVIMDGTLSWMPFVEQTITMARDVHKCRYRMGVGYKVEEDGTITENYWERVDDGEDHQDQQKIDNGEEPMRKPYRIELVGVVCDAYLAVVRGIRRAIMVGRAVRVNSQLKSHKRFARAFYRYCQLVDNARLYCTNAMAGPPMLIGWKDGDNNLLVDPEEIKCLTNLSSLNSEAESIYELYMQNPSLILEPGSFWRDIVLCPSRPSLQLKLKGTIQKIEISYTATN; encoded by the exons ATGCAGCACCATG aaggtggaaatggaaaaatcAACCTCACAGTACACATCTTGGCTGCGTCCTTTGTTGGGATTctggctgctgctgctgctgccacgAGCAGTTATCGTCGGAAAAAGTCGTATAAGGCGTTGAGAGCTCCAAACAATATCTTTCCACGGATAGAGAGGACGGAATCCAGCCGCGTTGGAAATATCGAAAGATTCTCCCATTATGTCG CTAGGCAACTGGGAATTTTAGATGCAAATAAGTGCCCCCAGCTGTGCAAGTTAGCCTATGACTACTTGAGAAAAACGAAAGGGTGTGAAGATAACATCTACGAATATTTCGCTTCAGAAGTAGATCCAGATTCTCTCTACATAAATTTGATTGATGAATTTGATAGATGCATCCTTAGCTATTTTGCATTTCATTGGAGCCAAGCTACTATAATGATTAGTCAG GTTTTGAATGTAGAGACTAAGAAGAAAACGAAGCTCAAAGACATGGTATTGGCAGCTACCAG GAAGGAGAGATTTGAGAGGATCAAGAAGGAGCTAAAGATGACAAGGGTGTTCTCTACGCTGGTAGATGAAATGAAAGCCATCGGAAGCACTTCAATAAAGGGAGAATCACAATGCACGGACGTGATGAAGCCGGTGGCCCATAATGAGAGGAGTCCCGTGCTTCTTCTTATGGGTGGTGGAATGGGGGGTGGCAAAAGCACTGTCCTCAAAGATATTCTCAAAGA GTCATTCTGGTCTGGAGCAGCAGCAGATGCTGTGGTAGTAGAGGCAGATGCTTTCAAAGAGACAGACGTCCTTTACAGAGCCCTTAGCTCTAGAGGTCACCACAGTGACATGCTCCAAACTGCTGAGCTA GTGCACCAATCATCTACTGATGCTGCATCATCGCTTCTAGTGACTGCACTTAATGAAGGAAGGGATGTGATCATGGACGGCACTCTATCATGGATGCCCTTTGTTGAGCAGACAATAACCATGGCCCGGGATGTCCACAAATGCCGCTACAGAATGGGGGTCGGTTACAAGGTGGAGGAAGACGGCACCATTACTGAAAACTATTGGGAACGAGTGGACGATGGAGAGGATCATCAGGATCAGCAGAAGATAGATAATGGCGAGGAACCCATGAGAAAACCCTACAGAATAGAGTTGGTTGGAGTGGTTTGTGATGCTTATTTAGCTGTTGTTAGAGGCATCAGAAGGGCAATCATGGTTGGGAGGGCAGTGAGGGTGAATTCGCAGTTGAAATCCCACAAGAGATTTGCTAGGGCATTTTATAGATACTGCCAGCTTGTTGATAATGCCAGGCTCTACTGCACCAATGCTATGGCTGGCCCTCCAATG CTGATAGGATGGAAGGATGGAGACAACAATTTGCTAGTCGATCCGGAAGAGATAAAGTGCTTGACAAACTTAAGCAGTTTAAACTCTGAGGCAGAATCCATATACGAGCTTTATATGCAGAACCCAAGCCTTATCCTTGAGCCTGGTTCCTTCTGGAGAGACATTGTCTTGTGCCCTTCAAGGCCAAGCCTTCAGCTGAAGCTGAAGGGTACcattcaaaaaattgaaatttcatacACTGCTACCAATTAG